A portion of the Hydractinia symbiolongicarpus strain clone_291-10 chromosome 10, HSymV2.1, whole genome shotgun sequence genome contains these proteins:
- the LOC130612763 gene encoding U1 small nuclear ribonucleoprotein 70 kDa-like codes for MTQYLPPNLLALFSARPPILFKPPVDRLKRRKNAQPIAGIAEFLSEFEKTEPPPATRGETREEKEQRKQREKNDIADNELQEKILKWDPHNDPNATGDPFKTLFVGRINYDTSENKLRREMEDYGPVRRIHLVYNVHTRKPRGYAFVEFEHERDMHSAYKHIDGKRIDNKRIVVDVERGRTVKSWRPRRLGGGLGGTRRGGESENIKHSGRVENWEGSRNRDRGDRERERSDRGDRDREERRERRRSRSPRGDRDRDRERRRRERDERDGDRDRRERRGRDREERDSEREREKKDRGDRDTDRDRERDRERDRDRKERERDRDRDRERNRDDYRSGREEDGEIRNDEYVQNGEEEEEDEKKYVKQEYESSKQNRYDDSNGYEAAVHSD; via the exons ATGACACAGTATTTACCACCAAATCTTTTGGCACTATTCTCAGCCAGACCACCGATCCTATTCAAGCCACCTGTGGATCGattaaaaaggagaaaaaatgcTCAGCCAATAGCAGGCATAGCTGAATTTCTATCAGAATTTGAG AAAACTGAACCCCCACCAGCAACCAGAGGTGAAACAAGGGAAGAGAAGGAACAAAGAAAG CAACGTGAGAAAAATGATATTGCTGATAATGAATTACAAGAGAAGATATTGAAat GGGATCCTCACAATGATCCAAATGCCACAGGAGATCCATTTAAAACATTGTTTGTTGGTCGAATT AATTACGACACTTCAGAAAATAAATTACGTCGTGAAATGGAAGACTATGGACCAGTTAGAAGG ATTCATCTGGTTTATAATGTACATACAAGAAAACCACGTGGATATGCTTTTGTTGAGTTTGAACATGAACGGGACATGCACT CTGCGTATAAACATATAGATGGTAAAAGAATCGATAACAAACGAATAGTTGTTGATGTTGAGAGAGGACGTACTGTGAAAAGTTGGAGACCTAGAAGATTAG GGGGTGGTCTTGGTGGAACGCGCCGAGGTGGGGAGAGCGAGAACATCAAACATTCTGGTCGTGTGGAGAACTGGGAAGG CAGCCGCAATCGCGATCGTGGAGACCGTGAACGCGAACGCAGTGATCGTGGAGATCGTGATCGAGAAGAAAGACGCGAAAGGAGAAGAAGTCGTTCGCCAAGAGGTGACCGAgaccg AGACCGTGAAAGAAGACGTCGCGAAAGAGACGAACGAGATGGCGACCGTGATCGAAGAGAGCGTCGTGGTCGTGACCGTGAGGAGCGTGACAGTGAACGCGAGCGTGAAAAAAAAGACCGCGGCGACAGAGATACTGATCGTGATCGTGAGCGCGACCGTGAGCGCGATCGTGACAGAAAAGAACGTGAGCGCGACCGTGATCGCGATCGTGAAAGAAACCGGGATGATTACCGTTCAGGACGGGAAGAAGATGGCGAGATAAGAAACGATGAATATGTTCAAAacggagaagaagaagaagaagatgaaaagAAATACGTAAAACAGGAATATGAGAGTTCCAAACAAAATCGATATGATGACAGTAACGGATACGAAGCTGCAGTCCACAGTGATTAA
- the LOC130612760 gene encoding zinc transporter Slc39a7-like isoform X2, translated as MKNLFRMKKMKVLIATLLFVGFCLCHENHGHAHGNHDHAHGDTLEDVKFRYSKQANADNSEDGPDFPPVHEHHEHSHEDPHHDHEHLEHSHHGHSHEDPKHKYSKDANVQHAKTHENTHEGHTHSHEEHDHSHGDHDHSHGDHDHSHGDHDHSHEDHGHSLGDHDDSRKGHGHSHKDHAHSHGNHDHSHKDHKQYTPPTKEPVFWLEPLLATAIISAAPFLILFIVPLSSNSPENQPFLKILLAFASGGLLGDAFLHLIPHAISPHAHDEQHSHSHSHSHSHNHHSDNLGDSHDHTGDMIVGLWVLAGIIAFLVVEKLVRHIKGGHGHSHSHGEPKKEESKKDDTNVKNEKKSEKKTTKPAKKEKTENEVKVSAYLNLAADCTHNFTDGLAIGASFLVSRNVGMITTLTIFLHEIPHEIGDFAILVQSGCTKRKAMMLQLVTAVGAFAGCICGLLAEGLGTAASSWILPFTAGGFIYIATVSVIPELLEESKLVQSIKEILALLVGVFLMVLIALTE; from the exons atgaaaaatttatttagaaTG aaaaaaatgaaagtgttAATTGCCACATTGCTTTTTGTTGGTTTTTGCTTATGTCATGAAAATCATGGCCATGCACATGGTAATCATGACCATGCACATGGTGATACATTAGAAGATGTTAAGTTCCGATATTCAAAGCAAGCAAATGCTGACAACTCAGAGGATGGTCCAGATTTTCCACCAGTACATGAACACCATGAACATAGCCACGAAGATCCACACCACGATCATGAGCATCTTGAGCATTCCCACCATGGACATAGTCATGAGGATCCAAAGCATAAGTATTCCAAAGATGCAAATGTGCAACATGCAAAAACGCATGAAAATACTCATGAAGGTCACACTCATAGCCATGAAGAACATGATCATAGCCATGGAGATCATGATCATAGCCATGGAGATCATGATCATAGCCACGGAGATCATGATCATAGCCATGAAGACCATGGGCATAGCCTTGGAGACCATGATGATAGCCGCAAAGGACATGGTCATAGCCACAAAGACCATGCTCATAGCCACGGAAACCATGATCATAGCCACAAAGACCACAAACAATACACTCCTCCTACGAAAGAACCTGTATTTTGGCTGGAACCACTGTTGGCTACTGCAATCATAAGTGCTGCtccttttcttattttgtttattgtcCCACTAAGTAGCAATTCACCTGAAAATCAACCTTTTTTGAAGATACTTCTAGCATTTGCATCAGGTGGTCTTTTAGGAGATGCATTTCTCCATCTTATCCCGCATGCAATATCTCCACATGCACATGATGAGCAACATTCACACTCACATTCTCACAGTCACAGCCACAACCACCACAGTGATAATCTTGGTGATTCCCATGACCATACTGGGGACATGATTGTAGGATTATGGGTGTTGGCTGGTATTATCGCTTTTTTAGTTGTGGAAAAACTGGTAAGACACATAAAGGGAGGCCATGGCCACTCACACTCTCACGGAGAGCCTAAAAAAGAGGAATCAAAAAAAGATGACACAAATGTCAAGAATGAAAAGAAAAGTGAGAAAAAAACTACTAAACCTG cCAAAAAAGAGAAGACAGAAAATGAAGTAAAAGTATCAGCTTATTTGAATCTTGCTGCAGATTGCACTCATAATTTCACGGATGGACTTGCCATTGGTGCTTCTTTCCTTGTTAGTCGTAATGTTGGTATGATCACAACATTAACAATATTTTTACATGAAATTCCTCATGAGATTGGTGACTTCGCTATCCTAGTTCAATCTGGGTGCACCAAAAGAAAG GCGATGATGTTGCAACTAGTGACAGCTGTCGGTGCGTTTGCTGGTTGTATTTGCGGTTTACTTGCAGAGGGACTGGGTACGGCCGCATCGAGTTGGATATTACCCTTCACCGCAGGTGGTTTCATATACATAGCTACAGTGTCAGTAATCCCTGAACTGTTAGAAGAATCCAAATTAGTTCAGTCGATTAAAGAAATCTTGGCTTTATTAGTAGGTGTTTTTCTGATGGTTTTGATAGCTCTCACTGAGTGA
- the LOC130612760 gene encoding zinc transporter Slc39a7-like isoform X1 → MVCHFVCSAIYPQPCSQGYIFSKKMKVLIATLLFVGFCLCHENHGHAHGNHDHAHGDTLEDVKFRYSKQANADNSEDGPDFPPVHEHHEHSHEDPHHDHEHLEHSHHGHSHEDPKHKYSKDANVQHAKTHENTHEGHTHSHEEHDHSHGDHDHSHGDHDHSHGDHDHSHEDHGHSLGDHDDSRKGHGHSHKDHAHSHGNHDHSHKDHKQYTPPTKEPVFWLEPLLATAIISAAPFLILFIVPLSSNSPENQPFLKILLAFASGGLLGDAFLHLIPHAISPHAHDEQHSHSHSHSHSHNHHSDNLGDSHDHTGDMIVGLWVLAGIIAFLVVEKLVRHIKGGHGHSHSHGEPKKEESKKDDTNVKNEKKSEKKTTKPAKKEKTENEVKVSAYLNLAADCTHNFTDGLAIGASFLVSRNVGMITTLTIFLHEIPHEIGDFAILVQSGCTKRKAMMLQLVTAVGAFAGCICGLLAEGLGTAASSWILPFTAGGFIYIATVSVIPELLEESKLVQSIKEILALLVGVFLMVLIALTE, encoded by the exons AtggtctgccattttgtttgtagtgctatttatccccaaccttgttcccagggttatATTTTCTCG aaaaaaatgaaagtgttAATTGCCACATTGCTTTTTGTTGGTTTTTGCTTATGTCATGAAAATCATGGCCATGCACATGGTAATCATGACCATGCACATGGTGATACATTAGAAGATGTTAAGTTCCGATATTCAAAGCAAGCAAATGCTGACAACTCAGAGGATGGTCCAGATTTTCCACCAGTACATGAACACCATGAACATAGCCACGAAGATCCACACCACGATCATGAGCATCTTGAGCATTCCCACCATGGACATAGTCATGAGGATCCAAAGCATAAGTATTCCAAAGATGCAAATGTGCAACATGCAAAAACGCATGAAAATACTCATGAAGGTCACACTCATAGCCATGAAGAACATGATCATAGCCATGGAGATCATGATCATAGCCATGGAGATCATGATCATAGCCACGGAGATCATGATCATAGCCATGAAGACCATGGGCATAGCCTTGGAGACCATGATGATAGCCGCAAAGGACATGGTCATAGCCACAAAGACCATGCTCATAGCCACGGAAACCATGATCATAGCCACAAAGACCACAAACAATACACTCCTCCTACGAAAGAACCTGTATTTTGGCTGGAACCACTGTTGGCTACTGCAATCATAAGTGCTGCtccttttcttattttgtttattgtcCCACTAAGTAGCAATTCACCTGAAAATCAACCTTTTTTGAAGATACTTCTAGCATTTGCATCAGGTGGTCTTTTAGGAGATGCATTTCTCCATCTTATCCCGCATGCAATATCTCCACATGCACATGATGAGCAACATTCACACTCACATTCTCACAGTCACAGCCACAACCACCACAGTGATAATCTTGGTGATTCCCATGACCATACTGGGGACATGATTGTAGGATTATGGGTGTTGGCTGGTATTATCGCTTTTTTAGTTGTGGAAAAACTGGTAAGACACATAAAGGGAGGCCATGGCCACTCACACTCTCACGGAGAGCCTAAAAAAGAGGAATCAAAAAAAGATGACACAAATGTCAAGAATGAAAAGAAAAGTGAGAAAAAAACTACTAAACCTG cCAAAAAAGAGAAGACAGAAAATGAAGTAAAAGTATCAGCTTATTTGAATCTTGCTGCAGATTGCACTCATAATTTCACGGATGGACTTGCCATTGGTGCTTCTTTCCTTGTTAGTCGTAATGTTGGTATGATCACAACATTAACAATATTTTTACATGAAATTCCTCATGAGATTGGTGACTTCGCTATCCTAGTTCAATCTGGGTGCACCAAAAGAAAG GCGATGATGTTGCAACTAGTGACAGCTGTCGGTGCGTTTGCTGGTTGTATTTGCGGTTTACTTGCAGAGGGACTGGGTACGGCCGCATCGAGTTGGATATTACCCTTCACCGCAGGTGGTTTCATATACATAGCTACAGTGTCAGTAATCCCTGAACTGTTAGAAGAATCCAAATTAGTTCAGTCGATTAAAGAAATCTTGGCTTTATTAGTAGGTGTTTTTCTGATGGTTTTGATAGCTCTCACTGAGTGA